One window of Entelurus aequoreus isolate RoL-2023_Sb linkage group LG06, RoL_Eaeq_v1.1, whole genome shotgun sequence genomic DNA carries:
- the LOC133651477 gene encoding cytochrome c oxidase subunit 6A, mitochondrial encodes MSVSPAATVARRMLAAASESSHEGGVRTWKILTFILALPGVGVCMANTYMKMQKHSHENPEFVPYSHLRIRTKKFPWSDGNHSLFHNPHTNALPDGYESSHH; translated from the exons ATGTCTGTGTCTCCGGCCGCCACGGTCGCTCGGCGCATGCTAGCTGCTGCGTCAGAGTCCAGCCATGAGGGAGGAG TGAGGACATGGAAGATCCTGACCTTCATCTTGGCCTTACCTGGTGTCGGCGTGTGCATGGCGAACACCTACATGAAGATGCAGAAGCACTCGCATGAGAACCCAGAATTTGTACCCTATTCTCACCTCCGCATCCGCACCAAG AAATTCCCCTGGAGCGATGGGAACCACTCACTGTTCCACAACCCTCACACTAATGCTCTGCCTGATGGCTACGAGAGCTCCCACCACTAA